In Paenibacillus stellifer, the DNA window GGCAGTATTCCGCCGTTCCGTCCACCGAGGCGTTATCTACAACAATCAGTTCATAAGGCTCCTCTGTATAGAATCGGATCGACTCCACACAGGCCTTCAAGAGGCCGAGTCCGTTATAGTTCGGGATAATAATGCTTGTAGTCATGGCTGGTTCCTCCATGCGGCCAGGCGGCTTCGATAGCCGGGTCCTCCCGCCTCGCGGAATTTCCGGACCCCGCCCCGGGCCAGAATTTCGGCCAGCGCCTCGGCGTGATCGCCGAGAATCATCTGCTCCACGGCATTCCCCGCTCCCGTGTTGCTTCTGCGTACCCGGTTGCGTCCGATTACGTTGACAGACGAGGCATTCTTCACGCTCAGTCCGTTCAGTACAGCCGCTGCCTGCGCCTTCGGCGGAACCGTCAATGTCTTAGGCCCGATGATGCTCAGCGCCCGCCGGGACAGCGCATGAGGGACGGCTGTCATGGAGGAGGCCCCCAAATCCTCCCGTCCGACCGCAAGATTGAGGAACAGCTTGCAGCGCGTGACCGGATCGGTATGTTCAAAGGAAGGAAGCAGCGGATTCAGATCGTTGAGCGCCACGTCGGTTCCTTCATCCACGGCGGTAACGAAAGGGGCCAGCGCCGGAGCTGGAATCGCCATATCTCCGTCCAGGAACAGCAGAATGTCGCCCCGACTGAGTCTGGCGCCAATCGCGCGTCCCACATCATGCCCTGCCGCATCAGGATAATGGACCACCATGGCCACAGCCGACTGGCGGGCCCGCAAGTAGCTCTCGTCGGAGCAGCCGTTCAGCACGACGATCAGCTCCTCCGGCAGCAGTCTTTCCGCTTCACGGAGCACGGCAGGAAGAGTCGCTTCCTCGTTCTGCGCCGAAACGATGACCGACAGCGTTCCCCGGCGCGCGGGGGGACGCCAGCGGGCGCCTTTGCTTTGGGCGGGGCTCGCTGCTTTCATGGTCCCAGATTCCAGCTTGGATCTCTCATCTGTACCGGGAGAGATAACCGGCGCATGTAGAGCCTCCGCTTTCGGAGCTTTACGCTTTCTTCCGGTCCTGCGCGTTCCAACGCCGCCGGTTCCGTAACCTCTGTGGCGGCCTTCCGTCACATGCGATCTTCTCATCGTATTCATCCTCTGTCACCTCACCATCTCCCGCCGACGGCTGCCATCCGAATAGCCGGCCCGCTCTCCGAGCCGCTCGAGCATAACCGCAGCCGCCTGCAAATGATCCGAGACGACGATGTCCGCCAGCGGATCGCGGCCGCCCCTTTTGCGCCGTATGACATTCATCCGCCCGACCGGGACCAGGTGAACCGCCTCGACCCGAAGCCCGTGCAGCACCGCCCGGGCCTGAGCCGCCGGCGGACAGGACAGTATCTCCCCGCCAAGTGTCTCAAGCGCTTTTCGGCTCAGAGCATGCGGCACAGTCGTCATGGAGCAGCCGTGGAGATCGGGGCGTCCGAGCAGAAGATTGAGCGTATGTTTGGATAGTACAACAGGATGGGGACGCCGCTTCTTTACCGCTCCCGAATAGCGGTTCAATGCAACATCGACACCGCTGCCGACCGCTTTGACGAACGGAAACAGCCGTTTGGCGGATATAACAATATCTCCATCCGTGAAGAGCAGTATGTCGCCTTTCGCCGCCCCCGCTCCTATGCTCCGTCCGACATCGTGACCGAGCGGCTCCGGGTAGACAAGCACGCGCGCGCCGGAAGCTGCCGCAATATCCGCCGTACGGTCAGAGGAACCGTTGACAACGACAATCACCTCGCATCGCGCGGCAGTTCTTCGCGCTTCAGCGATGACCTTGGCTATTGTGCTCTCCTCGTTCATAGCCGGAATAATGACCGACACCAAGGGTTCCCTCTCATCCGGTGCACCCGTCAAGAGATCGGCAGGAACAGAAGCATGCGGGGACCTGCTCTTGGCTGCGCGCTTGGCTCCAGACTGCCTTGGTCTGCGGCTCAAGGTACGGAGAGCGGTCGATTTGGCTGGCGTACGGCGGACAGGTGCAGCCTTATGTCTCGGGCTGCGCGTTCGCTTGGCTGATTTCATGCTCATCACTTCCTCCCCTGCAGAGCATTCCCCGGGCGGGGTTCATCACAGTGTATGCCACAGGACGGACGGGGCAACGGCTGATGTCTACCTGTACACCTATCTCCGCCGAAAGCTTCGGCCGTACGCCCGCTCCGCTTCGTGAAGCCGATAATCGCTCCGCACACAGTAGGGTAAGACGAGGGATTACTCCCTCGGACTCCCCGTCAAACCGTGCATGCGGATTTCCCGCACACGGCTTTCCTTCGTCAGTTCCCCATCTTCAGGAGTGAGTTCTCTTCATCCGTCGCCGGATTGCCTATTTCACTCCTGAATTAGGAACGTGTGGTGAGTAAGCTTGTTAGAAATACCATTCCCGCTGATTCCAGTACTTTGTTTGGAATCAGCCGATTTGACACCGTAGATTTCTTTTGGCGCATAAAGGCTCGCGCCCTCATCCGCGTCCATTCATCCAGACGTTCAAACTTTTTCTTTACATTCCCTATGCCGAAATAGTTACCAAATCCTCGGGCAATTCCGTTTAGTTTCTTGAGCATTTCGTCAAGGTTATTTCCTTGTTGTCTGCGGGTAACTTGCCGGATTTTATCCTTGTACTTCTTCACTTTCGCGTCCGGTAGTATCAGATAATCCCTCCAAAAGTCGAATCCAAGAAAACGAAATCCGTCATCGAAATGCACTACTTTTGTTTTCTCAGGATGCATTCGCAGCTGTAGTTCGTCTTCTAGAATGGTCTTTGCCGCCAGGTATGCTTCTTTTGCCTGTTCCTTTGTCTTGCAAAGGATAACTGCATCATCCGCGTACCTGACTACGGCGAATCCCTTCTCTTTCATCCCCCAGTCGAAATGGTTCAAGTACAGATTCGCAAGCAATGGCGATAAATTCCCACCCTGTGGAGACCCGATTTCCGTTTCATGGAACTGATCATCTTCCATGAACCCCGCCGTCAGCCACCCGCGAATGAGCGTCAGCACTTTTCCGTCGGTGATTCTCTCATGCACCTTCTCCATCAGTAATTCGTGTGGAATTTCATCGAAGAAGGACATGATGTCCAGGTCAACCACATATTCGTATCCGCCGCGTTTCGCTCGTCGAATCGTATGTATTGCTTGGTGCGCCGAGTATCCCGCACGAAAGCCAAAGCTGTAGTAGTAGAAGTCTTGCTCGAAAATCGGCTCGATGATTTGACGCACGGCTTGCTGACATACGCGATCTCGGATTGTGGGAATGCCTAACGGTCTTAGCTTCCCGTTTTCCTTCTCGATGAAATGCCGCCTTACCGGATCGGGATTGTACCGCCCTTGCTGCAATAATCTTTGAAGCTCTCTTAGGTTCATGCTCACGTTTTTCTCGTACATCGCGATGCTTACGCCATCGATGCCGCCGCTTCCCTGATTCTTCTTCACAGCTAGCCAGGCTTCGTGCAGATTGTTCATTTGGTATACTTTATCGATTAAGGAATAGTAACGTCTTTTAGGTTTCATTGGTGTTTCACCACCTTTGCCGCTACTCACCAAGCTGGTCTTGTTTTCGCTACAGAGGATCGATTCCTTGCTTGTTCCATGGCGCGACAAATGCGTCTTAGACTCATTGCCAATCGCTCCTGTTTGCCCGCCATGTACTCAGGTCGCCAGTAGCCCTCTATCCGTTGGCGTTCTTTCGCCATTGGCGGGATACCCCCACTTGGTACTACCCTTATTCGATTAAGGCGCTTACGATCTCCACTCGCGTCAACTCACAGACTTTGACGAAGCACGTCCCCTTTGCCTCTGTCTCCCCTCTTTTGGAGTGGAGGCAGGGTATGCGACACCACTTTTTTTTCTGGCTGCTTCCACTGAAAAAAAATTTGGGCGCATACTCATCCAGGTTTTCTCCTCCAGTCTGTTACCAGCTTTCATCGGCCCGGATTTACTCACTACTACGGGACGATCCGCCATCTCGCAGCCCTTCGGTTTGGCTTTCCCTTTAAGGTTATACCGCCCCTACCTTGTCCGCGTTTGCGTCAAGGAGACTACGAGACTTCCCTCAGTTATCTGCACCTTCTATTCCATCCATCCTGACCCTAATCACGTCGATGAGCCTTGCAGGTCGTATCCCTTTGTTTGTTTTCCTGCAAGGTATGCTTATTCGCATAAGTTTCCCCGTTTTCTGGGCGGGTCACCCAGCATCGCCGCCACCTCTGGTTCACCGCATTCCGGGCTGGACTTTGCCTGCAGGCCCTTCGGATTCTTCCTCACGGAAGACACCCTGCCCATCCGTGGCAACCTCCGGTTGCCGGATGTCTGCTTCGGCTACGGCACTTTAAAGGGTAAAGTTACCGAGTGGATTTGAACCACTTAGATTGTGCGACTGTGAGGCGCACCAGCAAAGCGCAGCCCCGAGGCTGCGCTTGAGTTGGGTATGCAGAATCGTGAACCAGCAGAACTTCTCCCGATCTGCAGGTTTAATCGTACAGCCGGTCGATCGAGGCCGGCTTCGCTGCGGGAGAACCGATGGCGATCCAGGAGAGAACTCCGAAGAAATGCGAAGTATCTTTTAGCCGGGTGATATGGATGATGGCGTCGGCATCCCCTCTGCTTTTTAATGAAGCATGGAAGAAGGGCTGATTGGTCATGGCAACCAGAACATATCCCGAATGACCGAACGGCTCATCGAAGGTCACCGTCACATCAACGTCGTCAGACCCGGCTGCGAACATAAAGGCTGACATCCCGAACTGCTGAAGCGTGGTGCGGTCGCCGGCGCCCCGTACCGGATTAAAGGACAAATGCTGAGGCGTTACGCCCCCCCGCATAAGATGCTCCTGGCCGACCGAAGCGGGAGCCAGATGGCAGCTCTGTACGATCTCTTCTTCCAGGTGGCGGGACTGGATCGAGGAAGGTGCGATCTTCGTGCCGTCTACCGCACCTTCCTGCAGCTCCGACGAGCCGACCGAGCCGTCTGCCAGCCGGTCGCCGCCGATGCTCTTCGGCACCAGCTTACCGCCGGAGATCGATTCGTCCGGCAGCAGTTCCGGCGACCGGACCTCTGCGGACAGATGCTCCAGCCGGATGCCGCCTGCCGCCAGATGGCGGCTGTCGACAGCGCCATCTGCCAGGTGACTGCCTAAGACCGAATCCGCAGTCAGATGCTGGCTGCCAACCGCCCCTTCGGCCAAATGATAATCCTGGACGCTGCCTTCTTCCAGATGATGGGACTGGATGGCGCGGGCGGTGATTTTCGTACCATCCACCGCTTCCTCCTGAAGCTGTTCGCCCCCTACCGAATTTGCAGCCAGATGCACTTGCTGTACGCTGTCCTCTTCCAGGTGACGGGACTGGATCGCGAAGGACGTGATTTTCGTGCCATCTACCGCTTCCTCCTGAAGCTGTTCGCCGCTGACCGAATTTGCAGCCAGATGCACTTGCTGTACGCTGCCCTCTTCCAGATGATGGGACTGGATCGCGAAGGACGTGATTTTCGTGCCGTCTACCGCTTCCGCCTGAAGCTGTTCGCCACCGACCGAATCGGGAGCCAGATGTACTTGCTGTACGCTGCCCTCTTCTATGTGACGGGTCTGGATCGCGTAGGACGCGATTTTTGTGCCGTCTACCGCTTCCGCCTGAAGCTGTTCGCCACCGACCGAATCGGGAGCCAGATGCACTTGCTGTACGCTGCCTTCTTCCAGGTGACGGGATTGGATCGCGAAGGACGTGATTTTCGTGCCGTCTACCGCTTCCGCCTGAAGCTGTTCGCCACCGACCGAATCGGGAGCCAGATGCACTTGCTGTACGCTGCCTTCTTGGAGATGACGGGACTGGATCGCAAAGGACGTGATCTTCGTGCCATCTACCGCTTCCTCCTGAAGCTGTTCGCCGCTGACCGAACCGGGAGCCAGATGCGTATTATCCACGCTGCCTTCTTGGAGATGACGTGACTGGATCGCGAAGGACGTGATATTCGCACCGCCCACCGCTTCCTCCTGAAGCTGCTCGCTGCCGACCGAACCGGGAGCCAAATGTTCCCAGCCAATGCTCTTGGGGGCCAGCTTGCTGCCCGGAATGGAGTAATCGGGAAGCAGTTCGGACGAACGAACTTCGGCGGACAGATGCTGAAGCTTCACGCCTCCAGCGGTGAGATGCCGGCTTTCCACCGAGCTGTCAGCCAAGTGTTCAGCGTTGACAGAGCCTGCGGCCAGCTGCTCGCTGCCAACCGAATTCGCAGCCAGATGGGAATGCTGCACACTGCCTTCTTCCAGATGGCGGGATTGGATCGCGAAGGAGGCAATCTTCGTACCGTCCACCGCTTCCGCCTGAAGCTGCTCGCTGCCTACCGAGTCCGCAGCCAGATGGGAATGCTTCACGCTGCTTTCTTCCAGATGGCGGGATTGGATCGCGAAGGACGTAATCTTGCTGCCATCCACCGCTTCTTCCTGAAGCTGCTCGCTGCCGATTGAATCCGCAGCCAGATGCACTTGCTGCACGCTGCCTTCTTCCAGATGGCGGGATTGGATCGCGAAGGACGCGATCTTGCTGCCATCCACCGCTTCCGCCTGAAGCTGCTCGCTGCCTACCGAGTCCGCAGCCAGATGTGCATACTCTATGCTGCCTTCTTCCAGGTGGCGGGATTGGATCGACAAGGACGCGATCTTGCTGCCATCCACCGCCTCCGCCTGAAGCTGCTCGCTGCCTACCGAGTCCGCAGCCAGATGCTCATGCTGCACGCTGCCCTCTTCCAGGTGGCGGGATTGGATCGCGAAGGACGCAATCTTGCTGCCATCCACCGCCTCCGCCTGAAGCTGCTCGCTGCCGACCGATTCCGCAGCCAGATGGGAATGCTGCACGCTGCCTTCTTCCAGATGGCGGGATTGGATCGCGAAGGAGGCAATCTTGCTGCCATCCACCGCTTCTTCCTGAAGCTGCTCGCTGCCGACCGATTCCGCAGCCAGATGTGCATACTCCACGCTGCCTTCTTCCAGGTGGCGGGATTGGATCGACAAGGACGCGATCTTGCTGCCATCCACCGCCTCTGCCTGAAGCTGCTCACTGCCGACCGATTCCGCAGCCAGATGCTCATGCTGCACGCTGCCCTCTTCCAGGTGGCGGGATTGGATCGACAAGGACGCGATCTTCGTGCCGTCCACCGCTTCTTCCTGAAGCTGCTCGCTGCCTACCGAGTCCGCAGCCAGATGGGAATGCTTCACGCTGCTTTCTTCCAGATGGCGGGATTGGATCGCGAAGGAGGCAATCTTGCTGCCATCCACCGCTTCCTCCTGAAGCTGCTCGCTGCCGATTGAATCCGCAGCCAGATGCTCATGCTGCACGCTGCCCTCTTCCAGGTGGCGGGACTGGATCGACAAGGACGCGATCTTGCTGCCATCCACCGCTTCTTCCTGAAGCTGCTCGCTGCCTACCGAGTCCGCAGCCAGATGCGCATGCTGCACGCTGCCCTCTTCCAGGTGCCGGGATTGTATGGCACGATTAGTAATCTTCGTGCCATCCACCGCTTCCTCCTGAAGCTGCTCGCTGCCGACCGATTCCGCAGCCAGATGTGCATACTCCACGCTGCCTTCTTCCAGGTGGCGGGATTGGATCGACAAGGGCGCGATCTTGCTGCCATCCACCGCCTCCGCCTGAAGCTGCTCGCTACCGACCGATTCCGCAGCCAGATGCTCATGCTGCACGCTGCCTTCTTCCAGATGGCGGGATTGGATCGCGAAGGAGGCAATCTTCGTACCGTCCACCGCTTCCGCCCGTAGCTGCTCGCTACCAACCGAATCCGCAGCCAGATGGGAATGCTGCACACTGCCTTCTTCCAAATGGTGGGATTGGATCGCGAAGGACGCAATCTTCGTGCCGCCCACCGCTTCCGCCTGAAGCTGTTCACTGCCGACCGAATCTGCAGCCAGATGGGAATGCTGCACACTGCCTTCTTCCAGGTGCCGGGATTGGATCGCATGGGCGGCGATCTTCGTGCCGTCCACTGTTTCCGCCTGTAGTTGGTCCCCCCCTACCGAGCCGGGAGCCAGATGCACATGCTGCACACTGCTTTCTTCCAGATGGCAGGACTGAATGGCATGGGCGGCAATCTTCGTGCCGTCCACTGCTTCCGCCTGTAGTTGGTCCCCCCCTACCGAGCCAGGAGCCAGATGCACATGCTGTACGCTTCTTTCTTCCAAGTGACGGGACTGGATAGCGAAGGGCGCGATCTTCGTGCCGTCCACCGCTTCCTCCTGAAGCTGCTCGCTTCCTACCGAATCCGCAGCCAGATGCACATGCTGTACGCTTCTTTCTTCCAAGTGACGGGACTGGATAGCGAAGGGGACGATTTTCGTGCCGTCCACCGCCTCTACCTGAAGCTGCTCGCTTCCTACCGAATCCGCCGCCAGATGCGCATGCTCTACGATGCCTTCTTCCAGGTGGCGGGATTGAATCGCGAAGGATGCGATCTTCGCACCATCCACCGCTTCTTCCTGAAGCTGCTCGCTTCCTACCGAATCCGCCGCCAGATGCGCATGCTCCACGCTGCCCTCTTCCAGGTGGCGGGATTGAATCGCGAAGGACGCGATCTTCGCACCGTCCACCGCTTCTTCCTGAAGCTGCTCGCTTCCCACCGAGCCCGCAGCCAGGTGCGCATGCTCCACGCTGCCTTCTTCCAGATGGCGGGACTTGATGGCACGGGCAGTGATCTTCGTGCCATCCACCGCCTCCTGTTGAAGCTGTTCCCTGCTGACCGATTTCGGCGCCAGATGTGTGTGTTCTACGCTGCCAGCAGCCAGATGGCGGGATTGGATGGCATATGGAGTGATCTTTGTGCCGTCTACCGATTCCTTCCGCAGTTGGTCGCCTCCCACCGAATTCGGCGCCAGATGCGCATTTCCTACGCTGTCCGCAACGAGATGGCGGGATTCGATCGCATTGTCGGCAATTTTCGTGCCGTCTACCGCATCCTCCTGAAGCTGGACACCCCCAACCGAGTCAGGCGCCAAATGTGCGTTCCGAACACTATCCGCCGCCAGGTGGCGTGCCTGGATCGCATGGGCGGCGATCTTCGCTCCGCCAACCGCATCTTCCTGAAGCTGGGCGCCTCCCACCGAGTTCGGTGCCAAATGCGTGTTCCCTACGCTGCCAGCAGCCAAATGGCGGGACTGAACAGCACTGCCGGCGATCTTCGTACCGTCCACCGCTCCCTGCTGAAGCTGGTGCTGCCCGATCGTGCCTTCCACCAGCCGATCACCTTCGATGCTTCCGGGAGCCAGCTTGCTGCCCGGAAGCGATCCGTCCGGCAGCAGCTCGGAGGAGCGGACTTCCGCTGACAGATGCTCCAGCCGGATACCCTCAGCCGCAAGGTGGCGGCTGCCAACCGAGCCGTCGGCCAGATGTTCGGCCGAAACGGCGCCAGGCGCCAGA includes these proteins:
- a CDS encoding glycosyltransferase family 2 protein yields the protein MRRSHVTEGRHRGYGTGGVGTRRTGRKRKAPKAEALHAPVISPGTDERSKLESGTMKAASPAQSKGARWRPPARRGTLSVIVSAQNEEATLPAVLREAERLLPEELIVVLNGCSDESYLRARQSAVAMVVHYPDAAGHDVGRAIGARLSRGDILLFLDGDMAIPAPALAPFVTAVDEGTDVALNDLNPLLPSFEHTDPVTRCKLFLNLAVGREDLGASSMTAVPHALSRRALSIIGPKTLTVPPKAQAAAVLNGLSVKNASSVNVIGRNRVRRSNTGAGNAVEQMILGDHAEALAEILARGGVRKFREAGGPGYRSRLAAWRNQP
- a CDS encoding glycosyltransferase family 2 protein: MKSAKRTRSPRHKAAPVRRTPAKSTALRTLSRRPRQSGAKRAAKSRSPHASVPADLLTGAPDEREPLVSVIIPAMNEESTIAKVIAEARRTAARCEVIVVVNGSSDRTADIAAASGARVLVYPEPLGHDVGRSIGAGAAKGDILLFTDGDIVISAKRLFPFVKAVGSGVDVALNRYSGAVKKRRPHPVVLSKHTLNLLLGRPDLHGCSMTTVPHALSRKALETLGGEILSCPPAAQARAVLHGLRVEAVHLVPVGRMNVIRRKRGGRDPLADIVVSDHLQAAAVMLERLGERAGYSDGSRRREMVR
- the ltrA gene encoding group II intron reverse transcriptase/maturase, producing the protein MKPKRRYYSLIDKVYQMNNLHEAWLAVKKNQGSGGIDGVSIAMYEKNVSMNLRELQRLLQQGRYNPDPVRRHFIEKENGKLRPLGIPTIRDRVCQQAVRQIIEPIFEQDFYYYSFGFRAGYSAHQAIHTIRRAKRGGYEYVVDLDIMSFFDEIPHELLMEKVHERITDGKVLTLIRGWLTAGFMEDDQFHETEIGSPQGGNLSPLLANLYLNHFDWGMKEKGFAVVRYADDAVILCKTKEQAKEAYLAAKTILEDELQLRMHPEKTKVVHFDDGFRFLGFDFWRDYLILPDAKVKKYKDKIRQVTRRQQGNNLDEMLKKLNGIARGFGNYFGIGNVKKKFERLDEWTRMRARAFMRQKKSTVSNRLIPNKVLESAGMVFLTSLLTTRS
- a CDS encoding WIAG-tail domain; protein product: MSRSRKKPPVKAKRIHYFVDNPDITEISILEPKPMLKSALTAAEPAADAKPELMKEEDFEELVLHAAAAAEVEADPVDGRAPDDVFPDLPADAKPDGAIADANIQDVLESLQPDSSFFSQAERIKRRVYTDDLSDGAVTGPKIAPRSIDGSKLKHGSIGSLWLQDYAVQGIHLADKAITSAKLAAGSVTGEHLADGSVSGSKLLDRSIGGEKLKEGSIGPEKLADRIIGAAHIADGSIEGRHLADCVITSELLEDGAVTSDKIGSGAISARHLENGLIDRSKLSDAAVGGDILENGSVTGEKLAEGAVDSTHLGSGVVEAKHLAAGAIGPEQLAGRLIGASHLQFGSVGSRHLESGAIGSRELADEAVQGRHLAQDAVSGAHIAGGTVTGRHLADHSITYAKLAEGAVGTAQLVEQSVTSSKIADQSVLGHKLADEAVATRHLAKSAVRAAHLSPQSVGAIHLQPDAVGEEQLRQGSVGPEQLKEESVQARHLVPGTITGAEIAAETLETGHLRPKSVTAGKLADGSVTAAKLADRAVDSSSIAPGAVSGEHIAFCTVEEKHLADSSVSARTIRESAVDAARLADGAVDARHLRKNSVAPIALQPGSVTEEKLAAGSVKDVHVAPGAIQPHHLADHVVTSLKLSPESVTSDKLGDFAVTSAKLADGSVESGKLAAGSVQGGHLSAGAVGSSAIAAGALRPEHFGPGAIGSEHIRPLAVGSAHLQPGSVAGVHLQSGSVESGKLAAGSILPVHLSEGAVGAEALAPEAVQGGHLSAGAVGGEHIRPFSVDAPHLAPGAVSAEHLADGSVGSRHLAAEGIRLEHLSAEVRSSELLPDGSLPGSKLAPGSIEGDRLVEGTIGQHQLQQGAVDGTKIAGSAVQSRHLAAGSVGNTHLAPNSVGGAQLQEDAVGGAKIAAHAIQARHLAADSVRNAHLAPDSVGGVQLQEDAVDGTKIADNAIESRHLVADSVGNAHLAPNSVGGDQLRKESVDGTKITPYAIQSRHLAAGSVEHTHLAPKSVSREQLQQEAVDGTKITARAIKSRHLEEGSVEHAHLAAGSVGSEQLQEEAVDGAKIASFAIQSRHLEEGSVEHAHLAADSVGSEQLQEEAVDGAKIASFAIQSRHLEEGIVEHAHLAADSVGSEQLQVEAVDGTKIVPFAIQSRHLEERSVQHVHLAADSVGSEQLQEEAVDGTKIAPFAIQSRHLEERSVQHVHLAPGSVGGDQLQAEAVDGTKIAAHAIQSCHLEESSVQHVHLAPGSVGGDQLQAETVDGTKIAAHAIQSRHLEEGSVQHSHLAADSVGSEQLQAEAVGGTKIASFAIQSHHLEEGSVQHSHLAADSVGSEQLRAEAVDGTKIASFAIQSRHLEEGSVQHEHLAAESVGSEQLQAEAVDGSKIAPLSIQSRHLEEGSVEYAHLAAESVGSEQLQEEAVDGTKITNRAIQSRHLEEGSVQHAHLAADSVGSEQLQEEAVDGSKIASLSIQSRHLEEGSVQHEHLAADSIGSEQLQEEAVDGSKIASFAIQSRHLEESSVKHSHLAADSVGSEQLQEEAVDGTKIASLSIQSRHLEEGSVQHEHLAAESVGSEQLQAEAVDGSKIASLSIQSRHLEEGSVEYAHLAAESVGSEQLQEEAVDGSKIASFAIQSRHLEEGSVQHSHLAAESVGSEQLQAEAVDGSKIASFAIQSRHLEEGSVQHEHLAADSVGSEQLQAEAVDGSKIASLSIQSRHLEEGSIEYAHLAADSVGSEQLQAEAVDGSKIASFAIQSRHLEEGSVQQVHLAADSIGSEQLQEEAVDGSKITSFAIQSRHLEESSVKHSHLAADSVGSEQLQAEAVDGTKIASFAIQSRHLEEGSVQHSHLAANSVGSEQLAAGSVNAEHLADSSVESRHLTAGGVKLQHLSAEVRSSELLPDYSIPGSKLAPKSIGWEHLAPGSVGSEQLQEEAVGGANITSFAIQSRHLQEGSVDNTHLAPGSVSGEQLQEEAVDGTKITSFAIQSRHLQEGSVQQVHLAPDSVGGEQLQAEAVDGTKITSFAIQSRHLEEGSVQQVHLAPDSVGGEQLQAEAVDGTKIASYAIQTRHIEEGSVQQVHLAPDSVGGEQLQAEAVDGTKITSFAIQSHHLEEGSVQQVHLAANSVSGEQLQEEAVDGTKITSFAIQSRHLEEDSVQQVHLAANSVGGEQLQEEAVDGTKITARAIQSHHLEEGSVQDYHLAEGAVGSQHLTADSVLGSHLADGAVDSRHLAAGGIRLEHLSAEVRSPELLPDESISGGKLVPKSIGGDRLADGSVGSSELQEGAVDGTKIAPSSIQSRHLEEEIVQSCHLAPASVGQEHLMRGGVTPQHLSFNPVRGAGDRTTLQQFGMSAFMFAAGSDDVDVTVTFDEPFGHSGYVLVAMTNQPFFHASLKSRGDADAIIHITRLKDTSHFFGVLSWIAIGSPAAKPASIDRLYD